The region NNNNNNNNNNNNNNNNNNNNNNNNNNNNNNNNNNNNNNNNNNNNNNNNNNNNNNNNNNNNNNNNNNNNNNNNNNNNNNNNNNNNNNNNNNNNNNNNNNNNNNNNNNNNNNNNNNNNNNNNNNNNNNNNNNNNNNNNNNNNNNNNNNNNNNNNNNNNNNNNNNNNNNNNNNNNNNNNNNNNNNNNNNNNNNNNNNNNNNNNNNNNNNNNNNNNNNNNNNNNNNNNNNNNNNNNNNNNNNNNNNNNNNNNNNNNNNNNNNNNNNNNNNNNNNNNNNNNNNNNNNNNNNNNNNNNNNNNNNNNNNNNNNNNNNNNNNNNNNNNNNNNNNNNNNNNNNNNNNNNNNNNNNNNNNNNNNNNNNNNNNNNNNNNNNNNNNNNNNNNNNNNNNNNNNNNNNNNNNNNNNNNNNNNNNNNNNNNNNNNNNNNNNNNNNNNNNNNNNNNNNNNNNNNNNNNNNNNNNNNNNNNNNNNNNNNNNNNNNNNNNNNNNNNNNNNNNNNNNNNNNNNNNNNNNNNNNNNNNNNNNNNNNNNNNNNNNNNNNNNNNNNNNNNNNNNNNNNNNNNNNNNNNNNNNNNNNNNNNNNNNNNNNNNNNNNNNNNNNNNNNNNNNNNNNNNNNNNNNNNNNNNNNNNNNNNNNNNNNNNNNNNNNNNNNNNNNNNNNNNNNNNNNNNNNNNNNNNNNNNNNNNNNNNNNNNNNNNNNNNNNNNNNNNNNNNNNNNNNNNNNNNNNNNNNNNNNNNNNNNNNNNNNNNNNNNNNNNNNNNNNNNNNNNNNNNNNNNNNNNNNNNNNNNNNNNNNNNNNNNNNNNNNNNNNNNNNNNNNNNNNNNNNNNNNNNNNNNNNNNNNNNNNNNNNNNNNNNNNNNNNNNNNNNNNNNNNNNNNNNNNNNNNNNNNNNNNNNNNNNNNNNNNNNNNNNNNNNNNNNNNNNNNNNNNNNNNNNNNNNNNNNNNNNNNNNNNNNNNNgaaaccgcgagtccgctgccctaatcactgggccattgcgcctcctctctTCCACTATACCCTTGGAAATgatttggggtggggtgggggagtttttgtatgaaaaaaatttttcaccCCACCTGTAGACTgattttggccattttttttGCGTTACATACTTAAAAATCAtagccttttcggtaaaaaaaaaaaatttcagacgaaagggtgtgatttaaggaagatttagctgctgtttcgaGCACATCACGACCACCTAGTACCCTTCCTCTTTACTTTCTTGCTccgacatgtattgatgtttttctacCCATGAACATCTTTAAGCTATTAAAGTTATGAAAATTTGATTTTTCACCCCCTCCCTCATCGTTTCtgtttataatgtaaaaatattggagagcctcaGGTCATTGATGGGATTTATCCAGTTATTTACAAAAGGTATGTaacaatttattttctgttagtaattttttttttcacacagctTCGCTTGGTACGGAAGGAACTTTTTCCTGCAATGGACCATCTTTGGGCAAATTAAAACTCTTGTTTTAATTCTGCATCATCAATCCATAAGTTGTTTATGGGGAGTAAAATATGgaaaaacatcaataaatgtCAGAATGAGAAAGAAACTAGGAAGGTACCAGGTGGTCGTGctatgtgctagaaacaacagctaaatcattTGCTGTACAGTTGTGATCCTTTCtgacaatttgcgtaagagtccggGAGTTTTCAAAAAACagtaaattctttttatttgccACTAGGGCCCAAACACAAAAAATGActatacaaaggaaaaaaaatcagtaaCTAAAATCGCTAACAGAGCTGTTCACCTTTAAATACCCTGTAGTAGGCTCCAGCAGTCGAGTAANNNNNNNNNNNNNNNNNNNNNNNNNNNNNNNNNNNNNNNNNNNNNNNNNNNNNNNNNNNNNNNNNNNNNNNNNNNNNNNNNNNNNNNNNNNNNNNNNNNNNNNNNNNNNNNNNNNNNNNNNNNNNNNNNNNNNNNNNNNNNNNNNNNNNNNNNNNNNNNNNNNNNNNNNNNNNNNNNNNNNNNNNNNNNNNNNNNNNNNNNNNNNNNNNNNNNNNNNNNNNNNNNNNNNNNNNNNNNNNNNNNNNNNNNNNNNNNNNNNNNNNNNNNNNNNNNNNNNNNNNNNNNNNNNNNNNNNNNNNNNNNNNNNNNNNNNNNNNNNNNNNNNNNNNNNNNNNNNNNNNNNNNNNNNNNNNNNNNNNNNNNNNNNNNNNNNNNNNNNNNNNNNNNNNNNNNNNNNNNNNNNNNNNNNNNNNNNNNNNNNNNNNNNNNNNNNNNNNNNNNNNNNNNNNNNNNGACACTGGTATCTCCAGCAAAGCTATGTCTATCATGAACAGCTTTGTCAACGATTTGTTCGAAAGAATAGCTTCTGAGTCTAGCCGTTTGGCTCACTACAACAAACGTTCGACCATCAGTAGCCGTGAGGTTCAGACCGCTGTCCGTTTGCTTCTCCCCGGTGAGTTGGCCAAGCATGCCGTGTCCGAAGGTACCAAGGCTGTTACCAAATATACCAGCAGCAAGTAAATCTTGTCTACCGAATTTACGGTCCTTTTCAGGGCCATCCATATTCTCAAGATTGCACTTTTAATTTACTATACTGATTTGCGATTCTTCGATTAATTTCAAAAGGTAATTAGTATCGATTTCACTTCGTATATTATATGATTTTCACCTGGAATAGTGATTCTGGGCATTTGTTTCCCTAATTTTACCGTTCATCCCCCTCACTGCGTCTACCGCGTGTACGGAGGTCTGGGATAGTACAGCCATAAAGTTATTCTATGTTTTGATAGATATTTGggaacatttttgcaaaattgtTCTACACGGAATTCATTTAATTGTCGGCGAAGGTAAAGGTAAGTTCACGGACCGCATCCgctttggaattttttttaattggcgTTCTTTGATAACTCGAAATGGGAGAAGAAAGCTAATGGGTTGTGTGTGCGATGCATAGACATAACGAAATTATGCTAGCAATGTCTCATTttaaacttgaagaaaaaaagcctTGCATATTTGTTCTTACCTGCTTCATGTGTGTTAGCAAAATCCGCAAATTTTCAAGCAGAAAACTGAATCGAAGTTAACAGAGGAACAAGCACGCACATCTTATTTTACTTCCTTAAGTCCCTTGCTTCGAAGGATTTCAATCttctgaagcctagtacttattctatcggtctccttccGCGCCAGATTACGTGGACGTAAATACACTATCGGTTGCCAAATgatggattaaaaataaaatctgcaTTATCATTCCTATTAAATGTATTTAGGGAATTCCACTTTTGGTTgtatcatcattccattaaatgtattTAGGGAGAGAACATTGGTAGTCAGATCAAAGATACGAGGAAGGTATGAgatgtgttaaaaataacagctaatttaTCCGTCTTTTCGCAATGtagtttcgcacctctccttgaaaaatgcatttttttcggATTCTATCCATCTCTTGATGCACATTTTATGCTTATTGAATTCAAAAAGTGGTTTCTTACATATTTGGAATCTGTTGTCGAAAACAGGAACCCGcacaaaaaaaatcagaaatgtcTTTGTGTGAGAGGTTCGCTGGAAAGGCGGAGTGAACCGAAAAAATTCCAGGTAAATGTGTTTCCGgagataaaaatattgaaaaacctCGTCAGTGaatcaggtggtcgtgagatgtgctaaaaatagcagctaaattgctCTTACATAACCAATTTTTGTTCATAATCTTGTGAATTCTTGCGTGTAGAGCACTCGCAAAAGTTTCCACACTTCAATATTCAATACATTTAAAATTGGAGTGGGGCAAGAGTTTAAATTCAGAaaactttttttctatattcgTAATACTCCGACATGTAAAACCTAGGAATCCGAATAAACATAGGCAAAcacaaattcttttcactttaatgttcttgtctatatttaatttcgatttaaaTATGTTCGTCAATTCGCTACAATCTCTTcaaagtaaacaaaattaaaaatttaagttCGGAgggtttaaataaaaaaatatatatattagcatattcgtaatctccgacagcTAAAACTTAGGAATCCAGAAAGTGCACTTTACATACCTACTTTAATGAAATTTCCACACTTcaatatacaataaatacactGAAAATGAGTGatggataaaattaatttttttttctttgcatattcgtaatctcgtAATCTCCATGTAAAACCTAGGAATCCGAATAAAGTAAGGTGCGATTCTACATTACCCCGAAAATTTATTATCAATTCCAGGGACAAAAAACTAGTCAGATTAGATTTCTAATAGGGGTGTTGTGGATTTCTGAAAGGATTGACAAAGGTATctcaaggaaagaaaaaggttgaGATACTGTGCTCTAGACAATGgcatcgtaaaaaaaaaaaaaaaaaaagtaaatctgAAAAATCCGCCAAAACGGAGGACAATTTGTGGGCCACCTATCATTGACGTCCGCCGAATTTATTTGCTTTCCCCCACCCCTGATTTTCAGTCATCTGTTATACATGAAATTACTACTAAAAAATCTCTCAAAATTAAAATATGCGTTCATGGTCAAGGGAgctgctaaaaacaacagttaaaCCCTATCGCACGTGTTAATTTTTTTCACTTCAAACCTGGTGCTTGCGTTGATGGTGAACTTGAACGAATCATGGCTTTTTATCCATTCAGATGTTTGCATGCGAGTTGAGAACTAATGACCCAATTCCTATCAAATTGAATTTTATCTGCCGGTTTTTCATTTCCTAGACGTCACTCGAAAGACACCAAGATACTTAGTTACAATCAGCTGCAATATTTATCAgggtgagagaaaaacaaaaacaccgtTTAATTTAGGAAAAGTACTGCTACGATAGAGTGTTTATCTCGTTACTTTTCTTCTAtaaattcttttacatgtttcagtcatttgactgcggtcaagcAGGGGACAAACATGTAtctacgacgggcatctttcagtttccgtctacccgaggctatagaagacatttcgcccaaggtaccacgtagtgagactgaacccagaaccatgtggttgggaacgactgtacatatatatacgccatGAGGAAGTTTAATTGGCCTAAGCTATATGAAAGAATCACAAATCAGTATAGTAAATTAAAAGTACAATCTTGAGAATATGGATGGCCCTGAAAAGGACCGTAAATTCGGTAGACAAGATTTACTTGCTGCTAGTATATTTGGTAACAGCCTTGGTACCTTCGGACACGGCATGCTTGGCCAACTCACCGGGGAGAAGCAAACGGACAGCGGTCTGAACCTCACGGCTACTGATGGTCGAACGTTTGTTGTAGTGAGCCAAACGGCTAGACTCAGAAGCTATTCTTTCGAACAGATCGTTGACAAAGCTGTTCATGATAGACATAGCTTTGCTGGAGATACCAGTGTCGGGGTGGACTTGTTTCATTACTTTGTAGATGTAGATGGAATAactttccttcctcttcttcttgcgTTNNNNNNNNNNNNNNNNNNNNNNNNNNNNNNNNNNNNNNNNNNNNNNNNNNNNNNNNNNNNNNNNNNNNNNNNNNNNNNNNNNNNNNNNNNNNNNNNNNNNNNNNNNNNNNNNNNNNNNNNNNNNNNNNNNNNNNNNNNNNAATTCGCGCCATTCATTTTCATTGGTGGAATTTGACAATTAATAGTCACGTGATAAAAACTCTCTTACTCGACTGCTGGAGCCTACTACAGGGTATTTAAAGGTGAACAGCTCTGTTAGCGATTTTAGTTACTGATTTTTTTCCCTTGTATAGTCATTTTTTGTGTTTGGGCCctagtggcaaataaagaaaagaatttactGTTTTTTGAAAACTcccggactcttacgcgaattgtcaGAAAGGATCACAACTGTACAGCAagtgatttagctgttgtttctagcacatagCACGACCACCTGGTACCTTCCTAGTTTCTTTCTCATTAGtggtaaacaaagaaaagaatttacTGTTTTTTGAAGATTCCTATCGAACTTTGAAAATGTCTGGACGTAGTAAAGGAGGTAAGGTGAAGGGAAAGAGCAAGACCCCGCTTATACCGTGCTGGACTTCAGTTTCCTGTTGGCCGGAGTCCCAGTCTACTTGGCCGCTGTAATGGAATATTCAGCTGCCGAGGTGTTGGAATTGGCAGGAAATGCTACAAGAGACAATAAGAAATCGAGAATTATTCCCCGTCATTTGCAATTAGCTATCCGCAATGACGAAGAATTAAACAAACTTTTGTCTGGAGTAACCATTGCTCAAGGTGGTGTTCTTCCCAAGAAGACTCAGAAACCTtccaagtaaatatatttcttacggTGGCATTTTGCTGTGTCCGTATCAGCGGTCCTTTTCAGGTCTTCTCACACCTTACGTTTTTGTCTTCTCTCGTCTTTCATTCGCAGCGATTTTTAGTTTAATCTACTGGAGATTTTTCGGCGGATTTCTGCCAAGGGGTATTTAGCTCTTGAGCACATTTCACGATCACCTCATACAATCTTCGTTTGTTAGTCACTCTGACGTATAAAATGtttggtagagatggactatatgtaatctgaacctttcccccacttatttattaatttttttaggctatcgagattccgattctgaaaaaaatttttttgaaaaatttcaattacccccccccaccaagcaggctatttacatgctagaaataacagccaaatctcacaaaactagtgttagggttagggttaggtttaccctgtggatctatataaaaaccgggggggaggatcgaaattttgaaattgagatttttgaaattttttttccagaatcggattctccatggtctgaaacataggattccgtaaaaaaaacaaaatttaaaagggtgggggtatacccagattacatatactccatctccaccaaaTGTTTTTCAAAAACTTTCTTCCCGTAaatacatttaattgtttattgctgggatttaagtaAAAAGATTCGGGCGAGCAGAATTCCGCTCAAGTTTTTAATAATCGTTTTCGAAGTAACTCTACATCATCgaaaacattacatatatgtattccaaaatatatgtaaattttcattaaaaggcGGTCTTTCGGAATAGCTGTcacaaataaaattgaatttggAACTGTGGAGGTGTGGTTCCAAGATGCAGTGCCTGCCAGGCTACACTCAACAACCCCTTTAAAAACGGAGGAGGTAGTGCTTCTACCCATATACTTTGGAAGGCATACTTCCAAGGTAAGGGTAGAAGACACCCACAGAAATAGACGTGGCCTGGCTGGTGAATGCTACCCTGCTGGGCTTGGAAGAGAAGGTGGTGATCATCCAAGCCACTTGTACTGCCCATAAGAAATGGCAGGGGCAAGATCTCAATATGATGATCCAAGCCGTCCTGGAGGACCTAGAAAAAATAACGGAAACTGATGGTTGAAGGGTTAGATGGAGGGTAGTATCCCTCGGTGTTACAAAAGTGGCCAAAAGGGTCATATTAGGGTAGACTGTCCTCCACCACCTGCAGAAATAGAAGCCAAGCCCCTGAGCAGGAAGGAAGCTGCATCTTTGACTCCAGCAGAAGCAGAGGTAGGCAAGAACAAGGAAGATGATggatggggaaaaaaagaaaaagaaagtaaaggaagAAGACAGCCTATGAGTGATGAATCCCATCCTACACCCACCCAACACAGAAAAAAATGGAGCACATGTGCACAAGAACCCCAAACTTCCCAACCCCTGCCCTGTgaggaaagaagggaaaaagagaagggtactactaaagcagcgcggacccgaacgcgcagtcgcacgtccgcgctagctagtcttgagtggtcgatcctaaccctaactcgcgtgtgcaaatgaatacgtgtttagggttagggttaggatcgaccactcacgactagctagcgcggacgcgcgactgcgcgtttgGGTCCGCGCTGCCTTAGTAGTACCAAAGAGAAGTACACACGTATccacaataaattaataaaggactgaaccagtgcgtgtgtttattaccggcataatgcctctcccaaggtttaattgtatttctttcaacacgtatccatatcaagaatcttgcacacgaaatacacatacaagaGAAGTACATCGTTTTTTATGATGAGACAAATGCCAGGCTTATAAATGAAATTCATTGCTGGGACAAAATAATATGGGTGAACATGTATCTTTGTGATGTGGTACCCAGGAATTTGGGTTGCATTATAATCGATCACCATATATACAGAACAACTAAAACAATATGAAGAGAATGTTAAATATGTGGCCAGGAACATAGATACCAGTGAGATGTCCACCAGACATTGATGCTATAGCTACAAACACACAGGAGCCCCAAATTTCCCAACCCTCACCCTGTGAAAAAGTTGCATTGTTTTTTTACAATGAGGCACTTGATGAGTTGTGTGAGGAAATAAACAATCTGGATGAGTCGATAAAAGTCGCTATTGAAGGGTGTGAAGGAGTGCTTTCGCAAGTTAAATGTGTATTAATGGACAGAAAGAACTTGCAAAGATTAAGTGAGGGTCCAGATgaactatatgtaatctgaaccttttcccccttatttttttttttttatacggagtctcacgttttaggctatggagattacgattctgaaaaaaaattttcaaaaatctcaatttcaaaatttcgattcccccCCCCCCNNNNNNNNNNNNNNNNNNNNNNNNCCCCCCCCgttttttatatagatccacagggtaaacctaaccctaactcaaaccctaaacctaacactagttttgtgagatttggctgttatttctagcatgtaaatagcctgcttggtggggggggggcattgaaatttttccaaaaattttttttcagaatcggaatctcgatagcctaaaacgtgggattccgtaaaaaaaattaataaataagggttggaaaggttcagattacatatagtccgtctctacctAAGTGAGGATTACAGGAGAAATGTCATTATCACACAAAAGGAAATTGATATCAGGGGGATGCAGTCAATGCTAAGCTATCATGaacttttaaaagaatttaatatgCACATATTAAGTAATTATTAAGTCatcaattgtttttaaaaaatttcagtgAGGTCACTTGGATTGTGGAGTCTGAGTGGCCTCCATTCATTTTTTATACCATCATtctcatttgctttttttttttctacttttgtgtttttgtccatctttgtactgtccctctatgtttagccccctgtgggcaataaagaaattgctGTTATAATCATCTGAAATGAAACTGTCAAAGCGTAATATTTGAGAagttttgctattcaacttcaaaaaaggatgtaGAGCTGCTGAAACTGCTCACGATATCAGcaaaacatttggtgaggaaatgactaGCGAGTGGTTAGCTCAAAAgtggtttaaacgattttgcagtGGAGTCCTAAGTGTTGAAGATCATGAGCATAGTGGATgtccatctgtcatcgatgatggtcaattaaagactgtcattgagaaagatccatgtaaaaccactcaagaactggcaaaagaacttcaaggtagccagaaaactgcctgcaaccatttgcatgcaattggaaaatcaaaaaagatCGACAAATAGGCACagcatgatttgaatgaaaatcaaaaaatgcacagatatgaaatttgcttgttgCTTCTTCTCTGTAATCAGACTGATCCATTTCTTGACCATATTGTAGCTTGTGataaaaagtggattctgtacaataataaaaaaacatttttcacagGGGTTGAACCAAAATGAAGTACTGAAAACCTTTCCTAAACCTGAGTTCTTCAAAAAAGAAGGTTATAGTGACTGCTTGGTGATGTACAACTGggctcatccactataacttcttaaaacctggaaaaatcattactgcagaaacgtattgccaaaatgaatgaaaaactgcaacttctccatcccagactggtcaacagaagagggccattcattcttcatgacaatgcttgaccacaggtttcactaatgatgctccagaagtttagggaacttggctatgaagttcttccccagacctttctcctaccgactactttttcaagcaccttgatggtcccctgtgagagaaggagttaaaaaaatcaaaccaatgctgaaagtgtgttcaaagagttcatcagctccagaactccagatttttatgttaccagaataaacaaacttgtaacttgttggcaaaaatgtgttgattgtaatggtacttactttgatgaataatatttctgcattgttgaaatatattgtgacgAATTTCAGGTTTtgaaatgttgcttactttttactcagcctgatatattaTTTCTCGTACATCAGTTAATGGGTCTAATATTAATGATTGCCATTTAAAACTAATGTAGCTGAATTTCCCAAGAATgagaacagaaattatctttcCCTGATGGAAGTTATTTAACATTATATCGTTTGTCTCTTCAATACAAAatcaactttaaatatatttggcagtgtttctaccaCTCTCAGTTTATCCATCCTCTCAAAAGGAGATAATTCTGATCTTATTGAAGTTGGCTCCCTTGTTTACTATGTACGAACTAAGTGTTAACCATCATATGAAAGGTAATATTAGGAACataattttgctgttgttgataacATCTGACGATGAATGAATGGTTaaacaataattttgttattgataaaatatatttattgaaaatgtacGAATgagaaattcatttttatttaatttaataaacaatttattctgtaaattagtattcatttcattattttgtataatcatgaaatttgaaaaagaaattgagtAGCTAAACTTTAACATTGAACTAGTAACTACCTAAGGTAATTTTAATCAGCAGGTAAAAATAAGATATTGGCATAATAATGATATCACAATCctgtaatttaaaataaataacaatgaacagACCGCAGAAAATAAATGCCAACATGTATCACAAAGATAATTTTCTCTAAAATCAGTATTCTACTGTGGATTACAAGTGTAACCTTACTTCACACTGAATAATTCTCCACATGTAGTTTCTAGTCCACATGATtacaattcacaaaaaaatatttcccatataaatataaagcaagaTGAAAATTCAAAGAGAATGATTTCTGATGTATTTCACCATGATAAATGTTCTCAAATGTGTACTTGTTGGTGGACTATATAAGTTTACTTTCATAAAAGGATTCCACATTTCAATTAATAGGATTCCCCTCGGTGTGTATTTGTTCATGTCTTTTTAAATGACGATTAGTGATAAATGATTTCTTGCATATtccacaatgatatggcttttctcctgtgtgagtacgtttgtgaaCAACAAGACTTGAATTATTAATGAACGATTTGCCACATATctcacaatgaaatggtttctctccagtgtgactacgtttgtgaaCTACTAGACTAgaattaaaagagaatgattttccacatatttcacaatgatagggtttttctccagtgtgacttcGTATGTGGAGAACAAGATTCCAATTATTGATgaaagattttccacatatttcacaggggaagggtttttctccagtgtggattcttCTGTGTTTTGTTAAATCACCAGTAGAgacaaaagatttcccacatatttcacaatgaaatggtttttctccagtgtgtattcgTTTGTGTGTTGTTAAATTACTGTTTATCATAAATGATTTCCCACACATTTCACAAtggaagggtttttctccagtgtgactacgtatGTGAATACCAAGATTTGAATTATTAAtaaaagattttccacatatttcacagtgaaatggcttttctccagtgtgtattcttttgtgttttgttaagacACTGTAATAGACAAAAgacttcccacatatttcacagtggaaaggtttttctccagtgtggctACGTATGTGAATAACAAGTTGAGAATTCTTAATAAAAGATTTTCCGCATGTCTCACACCGGAAGGGTTTTTCTTCAGAGTGTATTCTTTTGTGACTTGTTAAATAGCTATTATTGacaaaagattttccacatatttcacagtgatatggtttttctccagtgtgactacgaaTGTGAATTGTAAGCTTAGAATTAGAGataaatgattttccacatatttcacagtgaaacagattttctccagtgtgtattcgtttgtgtgttgttaacatactgttagaaataaaagattttttacatatttcacaaggatagggtttttctcctgtatggtTACGTTTGTGGATTGTGAGCTGCGAATTATCAATGAAAGCCTTCCCACATacttcacaatgatatggtttttctccagtgtgtatttgTTCATGTCTTTTTAAGTGACTACTAGTAATAAaggatttcccacatatttcacagtgaaatggtttttctccagtgtgtatttttttatgcttGGTTAAGACACTCTTGGATACAAAATATttgccacaaatttcacagtggaaGAGTTTTTCcctattatgtatttttttatgcaaGGAGACTTCATGTTTTGATGAGAATGTTTTCCTACAAATGCTACAGTGATATTCAGGAATATTTTCGTGTAATATTCTTTCTTTAGTAAATGTTTCACTGCATAAAGGTTTCTCAtcactgtatgtttgtgtaaatgtatctatAATGTTAAATATAGGTGTGTTTGAAGTGTCCAAGTGATTAACATCCTCCATATTTATTCTTCAGGAATTCTTAAAAACTGAGAAATATGAGAGTATAACTTGTTATGGTTCAATTTCTTGTCTTGTATATGATGAGAACTCTGCTATCATGCATGGAAAATATACaatgtagatatattttcaaataatcacAAGAATGACTGGTGCTTTACTGGTACACATGTTGTATACAAAATGTTTCTGTCTACTTAAGAAAAAACATGGGTATGGTTAATGAATGCTATGTAGGTTAAAAATATGTCCATATGTGATTCGTGGCAGATGTTTTGGTGAAAGCATGTACATCTGCTCATGTTGCAATGGAATGCTCAGCAGaactgtaaaagaaaagatatgatAGTGTGAGAcagatgttagagaaagaa is a window of Octopus bimaculoides isolate UCB-OBI-ISO-001 chromosome 10, ASM119413v2, whole genome shotgun sequence DNA encoding:
- the LOC106876610 gene encoding zinc finger protein 420; its protein translation is MEDVNHLDTSNTPIFNIIDTFTQTYSDEKPLCSETFTKERILHENIPEYHCSICRKTFSSKHEVSLHKKIHNREKLFHCEICGKYFVSKSVLTKHKKIHTGEKPFHCEICGKSFITSSHLKRHEQIHTGEKPYHCEVCGKAFIDNSQLTIHKRNHTGEKPYPCEICKKSFISNSMLTTHKRIHTGENLFHCEICGKSFISNSKLTIHIRSHTGEKPYHCEICGKSFVNNSYLTSHKRIHSEEKPFRCETCGKSFIKNSQLVIHIRSHTGEKPFHCEICGKSFVYYSVLTKHKRIHTGEKPFHCEICGKSFINNSNLGIHIRSHTGEKPFHCEMCGKSFMINSNLTTHKRIHTGEKPFHCEICGKSFVSTGDLTKHRRIHTGEKPFPCEICGKSFINNWNLVLHIRSHTGEKPYHCEICGKSFSFNSSLVVHKRSHTGEKPFHCEICGKSFINNSSLVVHKRTHTGEKPYHCGICKKSFITNRHLKRHEQIHTEGNPIN